The Mangrovibacterium diazotrophicum DNA window AGCACCTACCTGATCGGTCACCATACACTTGACGACATTATTAAACCGACCAAACTGAAGAACATGGATGTGATCACTGCCGGTGACATTCCACCAAATCCGGTAGAACTATTAGCCTCGAAGAAATTTAAAGAATTGATTGAGGAATTGAAAACTCGCTATGACCTCATCATGATTGACAATTCGCCATTGACTTTGGTTACCGATGGCGCCGTGGTAGCTAAATACACGAACAGCAACCTATTCGTCGTTCGACACAAATACAGCACAAAAGGCTCAATGGAGATGCTTCAACAAATTGTGAAGAAAAACAAGATTCCGAAGCCAGGCATTGTCTTGAATGACATTAATCCGAAGAAATTGGGTAGTTACGCCCATCGGAATGGAGGCTACTACCGTAAAGCTTATGGTGAAGGAACAGGCTATTTTGACGACAGTTCGAAAAAGAAATAATATTTGACTATTTTTGGACGAAAAGGAATGAAATGATTATTGCAGTTGACTTTGATGGGACGATCGTAAAAAATAAATTTCCGGCTATCGGTGAAGAAATTCCATTTGCGATCGACAGTTTATTGATGCTTCAGAAAAAAGGAGTGCGCATAATTCTTTGGACTTCGCGACACGGCGAGCACTTAACGGAAGCAATCAGATACTGCCGGAAACGGGGTCTGGAGTTCTATGCCGTGAATAAAAATTACCCGGAAGAGAGCGTTAATTCAGAGGTCAGCCGTAAAATTGTTGCCGATTGGTATTTGGATAGCCGCAATTTAAGTGGACTACCATCTTGGGGTGAAATCTATCAAACCCTGGTTGAAGAGTTAAATCCCAAACCTAAGTCCAAAGGCTTTAAATCGTTATTTAGCTGGAAAAAAAGTTAACGGCTAGTTGACACTCAAAATAGTAATTGACAATACCCCTTGTCGCTGATTGAATTTAAAAATCAAGGCAAGGGGTATTTTTATGCCGTATTGTAAGCCATTTCTTTACATTTGAATATGCCAACACAGAATATCAGACTAAAATTCGATTTCTACCGACGTGACACGGTGATTGTAGCACAAGAACTGCTCGGCAAAACCTTGGTTCGACACTTCCAGAACGGCACAGTTCGCCGCTACCGAATCACAGAAACCGAGGCCTATTGCGGAGTAGCCGATTTAGCCTGTCATGCCAGCAAAGGCAAGACCAAGCGCACCAAGATCATGTTTCACGCGGGAGGATACATCTACGTTTATCTCATTTACGGTATGTATTGGTTATTAAACATTGTTTCAGGGGACGAAGGAGAAGGCTCTGCCGTATTAATCCGTGGCCTCGACGGCTTTAACGGGCCGGGCATACTTGGGCGCGAACTTCAGCTGGACGCCTCCTTTTACAGCGAAAACCTGGAAACTTCAAATCGAATTTGGCTTGAAGACGCTCCACCTGTTAATCAATATCAATCTACTCCACGCATCGGAATCAACTACGCGGGCGAGCCTTGGATTAGTATGCCATGGCGTTTCGTTCTTAAATAGTCATTTTCAGCTTTAAGAATAATTAACGAAATCTAAGACCTGTAAACCTGATATTCCGGCAAGCTTTATTACATTTGCTTTCATGTGGAAAAGAGACATCGAAATCCCGGTAAAAAGAAATTAAACCACGGGTTCATCTACTTGTTATCTTTCCGAAGGGCTTTAGCTAAGAAACCCGCTAATACGTAGCCTCGTTATTGACGTTAAACGAATTAATCGCAAATGAAATCAGTCAACAAAAAGAAAATTGGAATATTGTTGGGGGTTGTACTCGCCGTATCGGTGCTGTTTACAGCTTTTACCCGCGACGAAAAGTTGTTCCAAATCGACAAAAACCTGGACATCTATTACACTTTAATCCGGGAACTCAATTTGTTTTATGTCGATGAAATCAATCCGAACGACCTTGTAAAAACCAGTATCGACAAGATGTTGGAGTCGCTCGACCCTTACACAACCTACATTCCGGAGTCGGATATGGAAGACTTCCGTTTTATGACGACTGGGGAGTATGCAGGTATCGGTGCATTGATCGGGAAACAAGGTGATCATATTATCATATCGGAACCATACGAAGGATTCCCTGCTCAGAAATCAGGCTTGAAAGCTGGTGACATTTTGCTTGAGGTAGCTGGCAAATCAACAGAAAACATGTCAACTGAAGATGTGAGCAACCTCCTGAAGGGACCTGCGAATCAGGTTGTCAAAGTTAAAATTGAGCGCCCCGGCGTAAAAAAATCGATTGATGTAGACATCGTACGCGAGCAGATTCAGATTGACGCTGTTCCCTATTACGGCATGCTTGACGATAAAACAGGTTACATCCGGTTATCAAGCTTCACAGCCAACTGTGGCGACGAGGTGAAGCAGATTGTAAAAGAGCTGAAAGAAAAGCAGCATGCACAATCGTTGATTTTAGATCTTCGCTCTAATCCCGGTGGACTTTTGAACGAAGCCGTGAAAATCGTGAATATTTTCGTGCCTAAAGGCGTCGAAGTTGTCAGCACAAAAGGTAAAGTAAAACAGTGGGACAAAGAATACGATGCAACCGAACAACCAGTTGACACCGTTATGCCTCTCGCTGTATTGGTTAACCGTGGTTCTGCTTCTGCATCCGAAATTGTTTCGGGAGCTCTTCAGGATCTTGACCGCGCAGTCATTATTGGGACACGAACTTTCGGTAAAGGCTTGGTACAAACTACCCGCGACCTGAGTTACAATACGAAGTTAAAAGTTACAACTGCTAAATATTACATCCCCAGTGGACGCTGTATCCAGGCGTTGGATTATTCACACAGAAATGATGACGGAAGTGTAGGCGTTGTTCCGGATTCTCTGATTTCAGAATTTACGACCCGCAAAGGGCGTAAAGTTTACGACGGCGGGGGAGTCACACCTGATGTCAAACTCGACCTGGATCAGTTGAGCAGCCTTAGCTACAACCTGATGCGCGACTACATGGTATTCGATTTTGCAACCTTGTACGCAAATCAACACGAATCAATTCCGGCACCGGAAGATTTTGAGGTGACACCTGAAATCTACACCGAATTCAAAAACTTCCTGAAAGAACAAAACTTTGAATACGAATCGGAAACAGAGAAGTCACTGGATAAGTTGGAAGAAACAGCGAAAGCCGAAAAATACTACGATGTAGCAAAAGATCAGTTCGAAGCACTTCGGGCGCAGGTAGGCCACGAATTGGATAAGGATCTCAACCAATTCCAAACTGAAATTAAGGAAATGATGACTGACGAGATCGTTTCACGCTACTACTACCAAAAAGGAGCCATTCGTGCCTCTATTAAAACAGACCGTGGAATTGACAAAGCCAAGGAAGTTCTGGATTCACCCGAAACATTCTCGGCAATCTTCGCACCAGGAACTGTAATTGCAAAAGCGAAATAAAATTCAGTATTCAAATAACAATAAACAAAGAAACCCGGCCTTCACAGACCGGGTTTTTTATTTGCGTATTTTGATTAAATCAAATCCTTAAATTCCACCCATCTTCAAACCGAAGTACTGCGGGTACATCAGGGCAATCGCGATCAAAGCGACAATGAAAACGGCGAGGAATACGAAAAACAAGATAACCCCCATTTTGTATCTTTTTTTCGAAACTTCGAGCTGGTTGTACGACTGAATCTTATGAATTTTATTGACCAGTTTCTTCAAAGCCATCTGGTCTTTTACGATATAATCGTAAGCACCATACTTCATTGTATTAATTGCAACGTCGATATTATCCTGCCCTGAAAGGAAAATGAACTCAACGTTCGGAGCAATCTTCTTGGCTCTTTTCAACACCTCGATCCCGTTCATTCCTTCCAACAAATAGTCCTGAATAACAACAGACGGTTGTTTATCCATTGCTTTCAGCGCATCTTCTCCGGTCGAAAAGGATTCTACGTTTGTCAGCTTATTGGTTTTCAGAAAGCTAACAATTAGCCTATTGTAGACATGGTTGTCCTCAACTACAAAAATCAGGGGGTTCTTACTTGTAACCATAGGTTAGAGAATAAAGGTTAAAATCCAGTTAAACATTAGAGTCTCTCAAGGTACACCTGATAAAAATAAGTAAAAAATAAAACATTAATATTTTTCATCCAACATTTTATCCGGCACACTTCACATAAGGTAACGAAGAAACTTCCAATAAATTTTATCTGATCTAAGAAATCTGCTAAATTGCTTGAAGAAAAAACAGAATTTATGCTTTTAGCAATCGATATCGGCAATACAAACATCGTGTTTGGCGTGTACGAAACCAATGAATGGACTCGGATCTGGCGGATACAAACCGATCCGCTGAAAACGGCGGACGAATACGAAGTTATTTTCCGAAGCCTGTTTACCAGCAACAAAGTTTGTAAAAATCATATTGAAAAAGCGGTCGTCAGCAGTGTTGTCCCAAAACTGAACCGCGAGTTTGACGAGATGCTTTCCCGCTTTATCGATTGCCGTGCTCATTTTATATCTCCTGAAATCTATGATCGTCTGCCGCTGAAAATCCTGAATCCATACGAAATAGGGAGCGACCTGGTCGCGAAC harbors:
- a CDS encoding BT0820 family HAD-type phosphatase, with the protein product MIIAVDFDGTIVKNKFPAIGEEIPFAIDSLLMLQKKGVRIILWTSRHGEHLTEAIRYCRKRGLEFYAVNKNYPEESVNSEVSRKIVADWYLDSRNLSGLPSWGEIYQTLVEELNPKPKSKGFKSLFSWKKS
- a CDS encoding DNA-3-methyladenine glycosylase translates to MPTQNIRLKFDFYRRDTVIVAQELLGKTLVRHFQNGTVRRYRITETEAYCGVADLACHASKGKTKRTKIMFHAGGYIYVYLIYGMYWLLNIVSGDEGEGSAVLIRGLDGFNGPGILGRELQLDASFYSENLETSNRIWLEDAPPVNQYQSTPRIGINYAGEPWISMPWRFVLK
- a CDS encoding S41 family peptidase, producing the protein MKSVNKKKIGILLGVVLAVSVLFTAFTRDEKLFQIDKNLDIYYTLIRELNLFYVDEINPNDLVKTSIDKMLESLDPYTTYIPESDMEDFRFMTTGEYAGIGALIGKQGDHIIISEPYEGFPAQKSGLKAGDILLEVAGKSTENMSTEDVSNLLKGPANQVVKVKIERPGVKKSIDVDIVREQIQIDAVPYYGMLDDKTGYIRLSSFTANCGDEVKQIVKELKEKQHAQSLILDLRSNPGGLLNEAVKIVNIFVPKGVEVVSTKGKVKQWDKEYDATEQPVDTVMPLAVLVNRGSASASEIVSGALQDLDRAVIIGTRTFGKGLVQTTRDLSYNTKLKVTTAKYYIPSGRCIQALDYSHRNDDGSVGVVPDSLISEFTTRKGRKVYDGGGVTPDVKLDLDQLSSLSYNLMRDYMVFDFATLYANQHESIPAPEDFEVTPEIYTEFKNFLKEQNFEYESETEKSLDKLEETAKAEKYYDVAKDQFEALRAQVGHELDKDLNQFQTEIKEMMTDEIVSRYYYQKGAIRASIKTDRGIDKAKEVLDSPETFSAIFAPGTVIAKAK
- a CDS encoding response regulator, yielding MVTSKNPLIFVVEDNHVYNRLIVSFLKTNKLTNVESFSTGEDALKAMDKQPSVVIQDYLLEGMNGIEVLKRAKKIAPNVEFIFLSGQDNIDVAINTMKYGAYDYIVKDQMALKKLVNKIHKIQSYNQLEVSKKRYKMGVILFFVFLAVFIVALIAIALMYPQYFGLKMGGI